The Haloplanus sp. CK5-1 genome contains a region encoding:
- the nth gene encoding endonuclease III: MGTPLEPRERQVEEVLERLYEEYPDATISLNYATRLELLVAVVLSAQCTDERVNEVTADLFERYTSAADYAAADESELAEDIYGITFHNNKAGYLKSIGEALIEDHDGEVPDTMADLTDLKGVGRKTANVVLQHGHDVVEGIVVDTHVQRLARRLGITTEERPEAIETDLMEVVPESDWQQLTHLLISHGRATCDARNPDCGDCVLGDVCPSSKLDAEVDLASGEAWG, translated from the coding sequence ATGGGCACGCCACTGGAACCACGGGAGCGGCAGGTCGAGGAAGTGCTGGAACGACTCTACGAGGAGTACCCCGACGCGACCATCTCGCTGAACTACGCGACGCGGCTGGAACTGCTCGTCGCAGTCGTCCTCTCGGCGCAGTGCACCGACGAACGGGTCAACGAGGTCACCGCCGATCTGTTCGAGAGATACACCTCGGCGGCCGACTACGCTGCGGCCGACGAGTCCGAGTTGGCCGAGGACATCTACGGGATCACGTTCCACAACAACAAGGCGGGGTATCTGAAGTCGATCGGCGAGGCGCTGATCGAGGACCACGACGGCGAGGTGCCCGACACGATGGCGGACCTCACCGACCTCAAGGGGGTCGGCCGCAAGACGGCGAACGTCGTCCTCCAACACGGCCACGACGTGGTCGAGGGCATCGTCGTCGACACGCACGTCCAGCGACTCGCCCGCCGACTCGGGATCACGACCGAGGAGCGCCCCGAAGCCATCGAGACGGACCTGATGGAGGTCGTTCCGGAGTCTGACTGGCAACAACTCACACACCTGCTCATCAGCCACGGCCGAGCGACCTGCGACGCCCGCAACCCGGACTGTGGGGACTGCGTCCTCGGAGACGTCTGTCCGTCGTCGAAACTCGACGCCGAGGTTGACCTCGCGAGCGGCGAGGCGTGGGGGTAG
- a CDS encoding DUF7321 family protein yields the protein MVSEATTATLAGLSVTASFPFYLYGAWIVIDTETVTWEVLLRHLKYIVVGLALTTVPVAGWMVPRLPDQFGGLAVLHAVLGLQAYAMLAFALTGIVRIFQAKYEANLYRDPDRDVDLNDLHENMGAWRGRLRIGVFGYVVFWLGAYLIGVARYVQLHL from the coding sequence ATGGTAAGTGAGGCGACGACGGCGACCCTCGCCGGACTCTCCGTGACCGCGAGTTTCCCCTTCTACCTCTACGGCGCGTGGATCGTCATCGACACCGAGACGGTGACGTGGGAGGTCCTGCTCCGACACCTGAAGTACATCGTCGTCGGCCTCGCCCTGACGACGGTTCCCGTCGCCGGGTGGATGGTCCCCCGACTCCCCGATCAGTTCGGCGGCCTCGCCGTCCTGCACGCGGTGCTCGGACTGCAGGCGTACGCGATGCTCGCGTTCGCGCTCACCGGCATCGTCCGCATCTTCCAAGCCAAGTACGAGGCCAACCTCTACCGCGACCCGGACCGCGACGTCGACCTGAACGACCTCCACGAGAACATGGGCGCGTGGCGGGGACGGCTCCGGATCGGCGTCTTCGGCTACGTCGTCTTCTGGCTCGGTGCCTACCTCATCGGTGTCGCTCGGTACGTCCAGTTACACCTCTGA
- a CDS encoding DUF7319 domain-containing protein, with amino-acid sequence MADSSPSSTDETDDAPRSSAEGESDSAGEGGKVASDDVETLRREVEEKYDFDDFGPDDMAEMSVDEWEAAFDPETWVVGPELLDRVDQDLKGRIATREVFAVVERFETEGEERLVAYSDEGYAIVAPDGSVEGRGTVLRDVKPTVALCSMDSYDVPEAPDDVSLPDPDDVPEGTGQLGNNLLQFVAFAQILTGLGLLAAWLFTDAVPTPRGVVNLVPPVVSLVFVGIGVFLFAVVANARLSDRFRAEEFRDRLRAVGVDEDDRPDFLPPLEEGSAETAPTDRTSSDHD; translated from the coding sequence ATGGCCGATTCGTCACCGTCGTCGACCGACGAGACCGACGACGCCCCGCGGTCGAGTGCCGAGGGGGAGAGCGACAGCGCCGGCGAAGGCGGGAAGGTGGCCTCGGACGACGTGGAGACCCTCCGCCGAGAGGTCGAGGAGAAGTACGACTTCGACGACTTCGGTCCGGACGACATGGCCGAGATGAGCGTCGACGAGTGGGAGGCGGCGTTCGACCCCGAGACGTGGGTCGTCGGCCCGGAACTGCTGGACCGCGTCGATCAGGACCTCAAGGGTCGCATCGCGACCCGGGAGGTGTTCGCCGTCGTCGAACGCTTCGAGACCGAGGGCGAGGAGCGACTGGTCGCCTACTCCGACGAGGGGTACGCCATCGTCGCCCCGGACGGAAGCGTCGAGGGACGGGGGACGGTGTTGCGGGACGTGAAGCCGACGGTCGCGCTGTGTTCGATGGACTCCTACGACGTGCCCGAGGCCCCCGACGACGTGTCGCTCCCCGACCCGGACGACGTTCCCGAGGGGACCGGACAGTTGGGCAACAACCTGCTCCAGTTCGTCGCGTTCGCACAGATCCTGACCGGGCTCGGACTGCTCGCGGCGTGGCTGTTCACCGACGCCGTCCCGACGCCGCGTGGCGTCGTCAACCTCGTGCCGCCGGTGGTGAGCCTGGTGTTCGTCGGCATCGGCGTCTTCCTGTTCGCCGTCGTCGCGAACGCACGCCTCTCGGATCGGTTCCGCGCCGAGGAGTTCCGCGACCGACTGCGGGCGGTCGGCGTCGACGAGGACGACCGTCCGGACTTTCTACCTCCACTGGAGGAGGGGTCGGCGGAGACGGCCCCCACGGACCGCACGTCGTCCGATCACGACTGA
- a CDS encoding DUF7318 family protein, translating into MSSSGSTYGDIHRYEPARESTAAAIAIVLLTVIEVVFVFMFAYGLVSGWGLSETGNMFLGAILAVIFVDLAFILALYRKEFLPDVVIVKKRRRKWEDLYIREDDVDGETIGDGAWDTVKRAVYPYYKR; encoded by the coding sequence ATGTCATCGAGTGGGAGCACCTACGGCGATATTCACCGCTACGAACCGGCCCGCGAGAGCACCGCAGCGGCCATCGCGATCGTCCTCCTAACCGTCATCGAGGTGGTGTTCGTGTTCATGTTCGCCTACGGCCTCGTGAGCGGATGGGGCCTCAGCGAGACGGGCAACATGTTCTTGGGCGCTATCTTGGCCGTGATCTTCGTCGACCTCGCGTTCATCCTCGCGCTGTACCGCAAGGAGTTCCTCCCCGACGTCGTCATCGTCAAGAAGCGACGCCGGAAGTGGGAGGACCTCTACATCCGCGAGGACGACGTCGACGGGGAAACCATCGGGGACGGCGCGTGGGACACGGTGAAACGCGCAGTGTACCCCTACTACAAGCGATAA
- a CDS encoding halocyanin domain-containing protein produces the protein MKRRDFLRVAGGSAAAGTAAATATPAAAQASFDGWMSDVGNYSEVADATGQDEVTVTVGSQANGGNFGFDPAAVQVDPGTTVVWEWNGEGGQHNVVAEEGGDFESETTAEAGFTFEHTFEEATVAKYFCQPHRGLGMKGVVVVGDMPDSGGGGGGGGGEGGGEVDLHSLGVPIQAHWVGAATILGIIVSLVFSFYVLKYGESPHTGTGRGE, from the coding sequence ATGAAGAGGCGGGACTTCCTGAGAGTGGCCGGTGGATCCGCCGCCGCCGGAACGGCCGCCGCGACGGCGACGCCAGCCGCAGCGCAGGCGTCGTTCGACGGCTGGATGAGCGACGTGGGCAACTACAGTGAGGTCGCCGACGCGACCGGACAGGACGAGGTGACAGTCACCGTCGGGTCCCAAGCCAACGGCGGGAACTTCGGGTTCGACCCCGCGGCCGTCCAGGTCGATCCGGGGACGACCGTCGTCTGGGAGTGGAACGGCGAGGGTGGCCAGCACAACGTCGTCGCCGAGGAGGGTGGCGACTTCGAGAGCGAGACCACCGCCGAAGCCGGGTTCACGTTCGAGCACACCTTCGAGGAGGCGACCGTCGCCAAGTACTTCTGTCAGCCCCACCGCGGCTTGGGGATGAAAGGCGTCGTCGTCGTCGGCGACATGCCCGACTCCGGCGGCGGAGGCGGGGGGGGCGGCGGCGAGGGCGGCGGCGAAGTTGACCTCCACAGCCTCGGTGTGCCGATCCAGGCCCACTGGGTCGGCGCGGCGACCATCCTCGGTATCATCGTCTCGCTCGTGTTCAGTTTCTACGTCCTGAAATACGGCGAGTCACCGCACACCGGAACCGGACGAGGTGAGTGA
- a CDS encoding cytochrome bc complex cytochrome b subunit, giving the protein MSLKEKDDMDHEGWMKRKDLTPVESTFLVALIWMDKRLRIVDYLELLENLYYKVNLQMPKSHTEQYDLDNKFWYWYPLYALGSFSTLAYVVAAVSGALLGFYYAPAQTGDPSTAYNSITFIMTDLQFGFMLRSIHRWSAQVMVAAVFLHMLRVYFTGAYKEPRELNWLLGIVLISLTMVFGYTGYLLPWDQLAFWAGQIGVEMSLSIPLAGEWVAQLLFGGFTLNQATLQRMYIIHVFLLPFVVTALIAIHIGIVWVQGIAEPH; this is encoded by the coding sequence ATGAGCCTCAAAGAGAAAGACGACATGGACCACGAAGGGTGGATGAAGCGGAAGGATCTGACTCCCGTCGAGTCCACCTTCTTGGTGGCGCTCATCTGGATGGACAAGCGGCTCCGGATCGTCGACTACCTGGAGTTGCTCGAGAACCTGTACTACAAGGTCAACCTCCAGATGCCCAAGAGCCACACGGAACAGTACGACCTCGACAACAAGTTCTGGTACTGGTACCCGCTGTACGCGCTGGGGTCGTTCTCGACGCTGGCGTACGTCGTCGCGGCGGTCAGCGGGGCACTACTGGGCTTTTACTACGCGCCGGCACAGACCGGCGACCCGAGCACGGCGTACAACTCGATCACGTTCATCATGACGGACCTCCAGTTCGGATTCATGCTGCGGTCGATTCACCGGTGGTCCGCACAGGTGATGGTCGCGGCCGTGTTCCTCCACATGCTCCGCGTCTACTTCACCGGCGCGTACAAGGAACCGCGCGAACTGAACTGGCTGCTGGGCATCGTCCTGATCAGCCTGACGATGGTCTTCGGGTACACGGGCTACCTGCTCCCGTGGGACCAGTTGGCGTTCTGGGCCGGACAGATCGGCGTCGAGATGTCGCTGTCGATACCGCTGGCGGGTGAGTGGGTCGCCCAACTCCTGTTCGGCGGCTTCACTCTCAATCAGGCGACGCTCCAGCGGATGTACATCATACACGTGTTCCTGCTCCCGTTCGTCGTGACGGCGCTGATCGCGATTCACATCGGCATCGTCTGGGTGCAGGGCATCGCGGAACCCCACTAA